A region of the Thamnophis elegans isolate rThaEle1 chromosome 1, rThaEle1.pri, whole genome shotgun sequence genome:
AATGCAATTTTAGAAGTGTGTAGTGATTGTGTTCAGAAATAGTCCAACTGACAGGTGGGGTAGGTTGCTGAAACAGGATCAAGAACGCTTCATCCAACTTCATCTCAGGTTCCCCTTAGAGCCTACAAAACTTTTGATGGTTTGCTAATTTAATAATATTTGACACTGTAAATCATATAATATAGTAAAAATCTCACAATCCTGTGCCTCTTTACTGAGTTGCGTGTTTTcacaatataattttatgttgCACATTAGTGCTGGGAATTGCCTAAGACAGATATAGCAAGACAGTATGCTTTAAACCCACCATTTTAAAGTGAGATGGATAGGAATTGTGATTCAAAAGGAGGGAAATTAGTGTCTGTAACAagaatattgatttgatttgattttgattttattaatatttgtaggcctgTTCTCAGTCCTGTTACTAGAAACTCCATTGCATAGTATATTTCTTCTAAATATATCTATACGATCCTATTATCTTATCTTTTACCAATTGGAAGTTACTGtgcttatctttttttaaagatttttttctttccatttatattcCTTCTTGCGATACTTGGTAATAGCATCCCATGGTTTTgctcaaccaatcacattttgtgAATCTCAGATGTGCtttgaaatatactgtatttagCTAATTTCAATGGCCTAAAAAAGTGGCCAAGTCCAATCTATAATCAAGGCTGGATTAGCAATTAGTAATGACAGATCTGACCTGAGCCAAATAGTGGTTACCATTTTCAGTTGAAACATCTAAATTATAATTAAGGAAGTCACTGACATAATCAGGTTTAGAAAGGATTTACTTTCAAAAGTATTATTCCCACTTCTAAATTACCATTCAGGTTGCAAACTGGCCATACTAAACTTGTGTACAAATTTACATTCTGCACATCAAATGGTGCACTTTAGGGGAAGTATCAGGTGTCTTCTCCCTGGATCAGAACTTGCTGTGACTGGAAATGCACCTGGAATGTGTTCTGGCTAAAGGTACTCAGGGCGGGGACagcaaggaaaacaaaaatgagtgttgggtggtggtggtaggtAAATGCAACATGCTGGTCAGATGGCAGGGAAGCATGTAGGTTGATTGGATAGTGACAGCAATCACTGTTGTTATAAAGGTGATGGAATCAGTGATGGACGGATGGCCCAATCATATATGCTGCTTTAATTCAGGAGTGGCATCAGGGAGATGAGGTAGTCTTGGCTGACACAGGCCAGATGGAAGGTGAAGCGCATCAGCCTTGCCCTATTTCCACtgaagattccttttttttttcttcaggtgAAAGCCAGAACCAAATTGTTGGATCATAATCTTCACTAAATAATCCTGCCCAAAACTCTAGCATGCATGTTTTATGCATGGACTCAAAACCATTTTCAAGTTTGTACACACCCTACTCTAATTTATTCAATATCCACATGAGTGTACAATTCTTATTCTCAAACCTACAATTCAAAAAAACCTGTCAGGTCTCTGAGATCTGACTGAATTACTTGTATCACTGATGCAACTGTTTATTTCATAGCCAATAATTACAAGAACATGAACCACAAAAATGGCAAAAACATGACAAAAACACACTATCTTTCATGTAAAAAAATTAGTATAACTAATGCCTTATATTATCCAAGTAATATACAGGTTATTCTGCTTTTGTAAGATTTCTACATATATTAGACCATATTCTGTACAATGGAGCTGGTAGTCTTGGAAGAACTTCCAACTACAGACGAAAGTACAGTAGATTGTGTTAATCCATTATTTAGTTTGGATTTTCCATATCAGGTAAATCCAAACCATTTTTAGGGTTGCTGCATGAGCTATGGCTAAGTGTATAAACTAAGCCATAACAATCAATTACAGAACATTTAAGATAGTAACTTAATAGTGCCTGCAAAAATAAGAGGAAAGCAGCATACACTACACCAATTCTTCGTAACAAAATTTAAAGATGAGTTTTAACTGCCACCCAACTTTAGGTTTTAGATGTAATTATTTTCTCCAGAGTATTTTGATGATAGCAACACTGAATCCAAGGTCAGTAAAGGCTAAAAATGCCATAAACTCTCCTTCCACCTTGATACCTATGAGCCTGGAATTTACATACTGCAAGTGCAAGACTATCTGTTGGAAATAAATGGGTAATTGAAAAATAATGCTTTAGTAATAAAGCCATTTGGAATATTGTGGATGTTTTGGACTCTGGAAAATGCTGTCCCGTTTCTTTTTTCGAGAGGGGATAGATCTAATGAAGCATTCAATAGTTGGCAAAGTAGTTTATGATAGGCAGTGTAAGGAAGCAATTGTATTCAGAAAAATATACTGGGATTATACAATATTTGTTCATAGAAAGTCAAATGGAGACAGGAGCTAAGAACACATTTAGATCAATCAAGGCTAATACTTAAGACAATGTTAAGTACATAATAATCTATGTAGTCCTTCTTGCTCCATTTTGGCACTAATCTGTTGATTCCAGTGATGTTAAATACTGGAGCTATGAGACACGTTTCCTAAATTTTAGGTATATAACTTTAATGTAACTTTACTTTGTAtcacccccccccaactccctatTCCCAAAGGATTTTCAATACATACATCATTTTAGCTTcccttttttttgtaatttttctcAGCAAAGTAAACAACACTCtctattaatctttcaaatgTTGAAACACATGTAGAAGGAACACAATACATTTCTTTTAAGGTAATATAAATGTAAACAAACCAATATGGCATTGAATTTTAACTATTTGGATCTGAAAATAGAAAAGCTATTTAGGATTCCAAGCTAGTTCTTCAGATGCTGTGCTGATaaattttggaaagaatgcaATGTTAATATTGCTGTCTGAGGCTTACAATTCATAAAATCATGATTGCAGAATTGCAATGCCTAATTGTGCAGCCTTTTTTTCCAGATGTATTGAACTTGAACTCCAGGAATTTCTGGGAATATTTAAGGTAATAGGAAACAACTAATCCTTACCAATTTACCCTTTTCAACACTTGGCTCTTAAGTTGTCTTACCCTGGGGTTTAGAAGATGTCAAGATATCAAGCACTTCCACAGGCGTTAGTATTACAGGGATCTCAAACATGATTCTGACACATGAATCAATTACAGGTGTTTTCATGATTCACAACTGGGAAATAATGAAATAGGGCTGCCCTGCCCACTCCAGAAACTTTACGATACAAGGTATATCTAATTAAATGGGATTGAGGGAAAGTCACATCATTCCTGCTTCAGAATCTATTTTCAAAGTAAATATAAAGAGCAGCCATTTCAACAAACATTCAAGTATCACAATGTTTATTGATAGATACAAGTATATAAAATCAGGGCATGAACATGTCTTGATAAATTAAGTAGACTTAATTCCAATACTATCATAGGGACCAATTCAGTTTCTCACCATTTTATTTCATACCCACAAAGACCACTTCCATGGGCATCTATCCACCTCTTCAAACTGATCATTTTTGTGCAAGTAAaccatgtttctttttaaaagacttGTGCACTTGCCCAGGCTCAAGGatattaaaatctagcacataaaGCCCATTACTAGAGGTAGAAATACAGGCAATATACTATTACGGCAACCACCATCAATTACAGTTAAGGATTCTCTGTAACAACCAAATGGATAATCAAATATTGCAACAACTCAAGTATTACACTGAGCAAAGTGCATTTCTACAGTATTCAGTGTTGCTATTCAGATTTCTAACGAACAGCCTATGGTAACTGGCATCAAAGAAGATCCTTACACAGACTGCTTCTGAACTTATGATGTAATTATTGCATGCTGCTAATACACTGTTATCTAAACAttaaagatattctaaaatatttttatggtAGACTATGATTAAGACATACTACAAAAACCCTTATGCAGAAACAAGTCCTACTGACCCGCTACTGCTTTAAATATTGTGAAAACATTACAGCGGAATGAGTTTTCGCAGTGGTTAGGTCAAATGCAGTTACATCATAGCAACAGTATGTTTGCACAATTTAAGGCTTTGGCTGGTTTAATCAGCATCTTCTTCAGATTCTTCTTCCTCTGCTGTTTCCAGCCAGGTCAACCACTGGTTTACCTGCAATTAAACCCAAATAATATTAgaatgagaaaaaggaagaaaggaaattcaAATGTATCTGGGGATTAACTACATATGAAATCCCtacataataatttattaagaGTATGAACATTATTAAAAACATGAGGCATATTTTTTAATTACTCCAATTTTAAACTTTATAGAAATCAGATTTGTACAGTATATTCTATGTTTTCCCTAATGAATCTACAAGTACAATGAGGTAACTGTTTTGCTTAAACCTATAGTGAGATAATTCACCTGGAACAAAGCTTTGCCTTTCCCTGGAAACTCTTGAGTAATATCTTCTTTCCATGCCAGAAAAGCTTCTTCTTCAATGATTTCCATATCATAGAAATGCACAAAGAAGCGCAGCAACATGCCTGTAAGaaagattttccttttttttattcagATCTTTTAAACCACAATTTTAAGGTAGCCATGTCTTTAGCATCACTGGCACTAAAATTTACTCTTCAGTCATTTCGCTTAGTTCCATAAAAAATGGTTAAGCAAACCTGACACTAACTTATACAAACACCTAACTATATGAATATAGGAACATCTGCTTGAAATTCCTCTTATCCTGATGTCATATCAAATGCACATGAAATAGGGAGAGGCAAAAGGTTTTATTCTTACCTTTTGGAAAATTGTTGTTGTAGCAGTGCACTTGGAGTGCATACAGGGCACTCACTTGTAGATCAACATGGTCATGAAGGAATTTCTGCATAACTGGCTTAAAGGAAAGAAGCAGCTGTTTTTCTTGCTCcaactgttctttagaaggagCAGATGAAGAATCTGGTTCATCATTAGGTGGATTTACTTCACTAGAAATATACTGCAAGAAACTAAAAGAATTGGAAGGAAATTGTTTAACATACTCATCCATGTAAAGCaacagaaaagcaaagttttttctTTGCTACGCatatataaatagataatagaataagGAAATAACCCCACCATTGCTATATAAACATAGTATTTTAGCTCATGCATGACATACAACAAACTGGTTTCAGTTGCATTTCTCACCTGGTCATCAAAATATTAACAAATCCCTTATCTACATGTAGTTTTGGTGAAATGTTGTCTTTAATCCATTTATAGATTACTTGAGGGGATGGGTCCAACTTAATTTGCTTCAGTAGCTCCTTTTCCAGTTTCAGAAGTGGAAACAAGAAGCTAAGTCCTTTCCCTTCCAATATCTCCAGCATACGATCCTTATTCTGGTCAATCTCTGTAATATATAGATACAAAACTGTCCCAAATATTCTTTGAGCATGTCAACTTAATATGCTACATATTGAGctcacatttttaaaactccGTAACATTTAGTCATATTTTCTAACTAGATGTTTATTATATAGTTACCCATCTACTTCCTAATTCCCTCTGTACCAGTGTATTCATTCCTTACCTGGCAGCATCTTTTGCATGTTCACTTTGCTCTGTTGGAAAAGATCAGTTAGCCATTCTCGATCCTGCAGCTTGGCTATCTGCTGAAGGCAAAGTAGGAAGAGGGGAAAATGGGTGCCACTTTCCAATGGTTGTGCTAGTTCAGAGATGCTCACGAGTTCTGAAATTATGGCACGAGCTGCAAACTGTGCTAGATAGGATTTTACCAGAGGGATGTCCACCTCTAGTTTAGGGCACTGGTCCAATACATTTAGGAATGCCTGAAAAAAAGTTTACTAGCATTAATTACATTCTCTCATGTCTGGTTCTGACAACAAACAATGCAAAGACATCAAAGTGTACTTATGAATATATGTATTACCTGCATGAAGTTGTCACTAGTAGCTATCCCTTCCTGTTTAAGTAAACTGATTAATGCACttgctttttctttatcttcatcTGATCGATCTAGTGACTGAAGTATTATTTTGCTCAGCATctcagaaataaaatgttttggtGCCCTCATTTCTCTCACACTGTTAACAGCATCATTGGCGTTTCCATTGTTCAAATATTCAGTCACAACAGTTTcctaaaaaaggaggaaaaggttTTTTTGGGTTTTCTTTAATTCTTTAGTTATCACATACTGTAGTTTGAGGGCAGACTAAATGAACTTACTGTTAACTTGAGTAGCTCTTCCTTAGAAGGTGGTGGCTTTTTAGTTGTCTTTGCAGGCTTCTCCTGAATAAGTGGCGGATTTGTTTTGAGACCAAGTTGAGGtggcttaaaaacaaaacaccagaaGTTTAATGGTGTATTTATTAACAGTAATGCATAAATCTTAAATATTTGCTAGTTTCAAACTGCAATTTTAAGAATCTTTTAACCAAGCCTTATCCATGGCACTGTGGCAAATTCACAATAACCGTATCCTGGAATAGCCCTGCAAAGGCTTTCACTTTCATGATCACCTGTAAGCATATATATTCTAAGATGCTATTACTTAGTTGTCCCAACCAAATCTTACTGTTTACCTGGATTTACTCCCAAACAAGCAAATATTGTGGAATTCCAGGATATTGCTAAGCATTTGTTCTTCTGAACTCTTAAATAGAAAATGACTTACTGGAGACATGTGCTGCAATGCTCCAAAGTGCCTCTATAGGACACAATATTCCAATCAAATGCAATCACAATAGAAATTAGGCTACAGTCTTAATTGTTCCCTCCCCATTATTTTAATACCTTAAAATGCATATGCTTTCTAGAAAGCAACCTTTACAATGGATATAATTAATAAATCTTTGATTAAAACATTACAGAAACATTTACCTGTCCCAGAGGTGGTGTCTGAGTACGTTGTGGCTGTGCACTGGGAGGAATCATAGTTATCTGGGGCTGAAGCTTTGGCACTTGGTTTTTGTTTACTACAAAACACTGAGCAGGTCTCAGACTAATCTGTGAAAAGAAGCTGGATATTAGAAATCTGGAGTATGGTTCTATTATGGTAGCAGTGAAAACTACCCACAGCAGAGTTGCATGTTATTTAGAAGCACTGCTAAGTTATAGCAACAATATTTTTGAGAAAACAATTCGTTACAAGTTTATAATGGCTTTTTATATCTCTGTCCAGCAACTGTAGTTACTTCAACAGCTCTTGTTTATGATTAAGATATTGCCCTCATATCTCATAATCTTGCTCATAGGACACTGGAAACtccaaggaggaaggaaagagaggtagAGGAATGAAACTCCaagaaaagggggagagggggaagcaaGAGGTAAAAAGATAGATAACTTGGAGGGGGGAAGTGAATAGCAGGAATGTAGAAGGGGAGTTCCAGTTTTGATCCTCGTAATAACGCGTCTTGTTATAATCATTGGGCATCTTTTAAAGACTGTGCCTATTCTTTTTCAAGGGCATACCTCATCTGCATTAAGCTGTCCCTTCTTAGAAAACCGTGGAGGCATATCCTTAGACTGTCCTTGTTGAGACAGAAGTCCCTGATTTTGATTATGGTATAGTTGGCTTTGCCCCTGTTTTCAagacaatgaaaagaaaaataaagactgTAACAGTGTAAACTTTTCCTtatcataaaaatattttcatatattcTATGTGTATTGCATTTTACATCTTGTTAGAATTTCCTCTACCATGGTGAAAATATTACTATCTTACTTTTCCATCAGTTCTAATTTCCAATTTTTCcttacaacaatcctgtgaggtaggttggattTCAAAAACCTGCCCCCAAGTTTTCCCTGATCTTTCTTGGCAAAGAGTGAACCTAGGTCTTGCTAATTGTAAGCTAGCATTTTAAACATCTCAACTGTTACAGATAAGCAAGCTGTTCGGGTTGATCTAATCAAAAGGCAAAGTATTAATTCTCAGTCTATGACTCAATCTCAACAATTACATTAGTGCTACCCAAACTCGAATCAATTATTCCAAATTGGGtaaaaatgatttttcttttctcatgAACCCATTATCCATCATAACAGGGACATTTAAATTGACTTAGAGATTGCCACATGTACTAGAATGTATTTAAAATTCTCCCAATTTATCCTattaagacaaaaaaaatgatgaaatcaCCAATAGTAATTTGTTGAAATGACAAAGATAATTTAATATTGCTTttgtaatacaggtaatccttaagtTATGACTTTTATTCTTACTGTTATGACAGTACTGAAGGAAGGGATTTAGGAGCTTAAGTTAGATTAAGACTTTCTGATAAGTGATTTTTAGGTCATGAAGGAAAGTTTGGGAACCAATAAATTATATGAAGGAAGGGTTCATAAAGGAGATACATCAAGTATAATATCTGGGAGCTATTAATTACGCTTTGGATTTCACataaataatggaaaaatatattCTCTTTATTCTAAATTTTAGAAACTGGAGAAAATATGCTAAACAGAACTGCAGCAAGTGAAGTTGCCTgaggaaagaggcagaaaaaGACCCCGATCAATTCCACTCTTTTATTCCTGGGTGCTCCTGACGCTGGGGGgacatttaaaaaacacaccagaagaatatggagagaaagagaagtacTTTTGTTACTTACAAGGGGAGCTTCATGTTTTCTATTGAACTTCCAGAAGATGGCAAGTATTATATAAGCAGCAGATGCAGACATGCCTTTTTGGAGAAGGAGCTAGGGGTACTAGAAATAAACTAGTTCATCCATCAGCTGTTGTGAAAAATGTATTGGACAACAGAAAATGCTTGAGAAAGAACAATAGTGGTAAGCtccaagaagaaaaaagcaagccAGGCAGGAGACTGGAGAGATGACAGAATGACACGAAAGAACCAAACTTGTAAAAATGAGCTTTGTTTCCTTGGAGCTTTGGAATAGATTCCCTGctgatgttgtttctagactTCTGGATGAACTGCAGCTGCCACAGGGGGCAAAGATGGCTATGCAAGTTCTGCAAAGAGGACAATTCCAGTCTGTGCCTTGAGGCAACAGCAAAAGGAGATGCTTATTTGAGACTTCCTACTGAGGGACCAAAACATCAATCAGCAATGAGCTAGCAGTCTTATCAAGAGAAAGGTGCTGCCTTTCACAGGCTCACATTTGGGATGTATTAGAAAACCTCACTGAAGTCTTTTTTAGTGATTCTGATGGGAATAAATAGCAGACAGTGTTGAAAGCATTGCAAGACTATAAAGCGCTGGGCTGTTGgtaagtttaaaaacaaaaaaaacccctcttctCTGTTGAAGGCTGTGAATCCTGAAGCAAAATAAACTTAAGTTCACAAGGGAAGCTAAAAGTAACATAaaagtttgggtttttttcccagtTTTGTCAGAGCAAGAAAGCCATAATGGACAACTAGAGTGTCCGGGAACAGACTAATTATATCCAAGAACCTTAAAAGAGCATGGCTATCAAGAATGGTTGTAGTGCCAAATGAGTAGTAAGGCAAGTGTGAAGATGATCCAGGTGACTACAGACCTATAAGCTTGTTGCTGATATTGGGCAAACTCCAGAACAGAAATTAGTGTTaatcattaagaaaaaaatatattgcttgGCAGGAATAGCATGTCTTTATGAAAGAACAAAGCATGGCGAAGCAATTGGATCTTCTCTATTGTTTGCTTGACTACAGAGATAAACTCAATTCCCAATTAATCAAGTTTTTTATAATATCCTTGTAAAAAAGATGACAAAATGTAAGCTGTTTGCATTACTGTTATAAGGACATAAGATTAATTGAACAAATACAAGAACATAAGGCTGTGTGTTGTTCAACACTGACTTATAAAATGGGTTAAAAACAACGAAAGATTAAGTTTTTGGCTAATAACGGGGACAATATCAGGATTCAAGAGGACATGACAAGCTAGAACAATGGACAGAAACTGACAAGAAGAATTTTAAGAAGAATGAGCTGTGTCTGCATCATATATGTGAATTATCTGGTGAATTGCAAAAAGATTGAGCTAAGAGCATAATGCAGCTCcaagaaaaacaatttttttatttgcattaatGATAGTACAGTTTAAAGATCTATTCAATATTAATTAGATCACAACTAAATTCCAGCATCTTTTTTGACACTGTCAATACCCTTCCAAAAATACAAACttgaataaaacaaaacaggaacAACTGAGAGATGTAAGAGCTGGAAGAAAAGGCTTATTTGGAATAGTTGTCGTGCTAAGTACTTTTAACCTGGAAAAGATTATGAAGAGACATGTCTTCAGGTTTTTGAAAGCTGGTCTATGTGAATAGAATACAAGAGACCTTTTTAGTGGTGTTCCAAAACACAGGACAAGGAACAGTGGTTTTAAACTGATATTGTTGTTGATACAAGCCATTCAGAATTATGCAATGTATGATGGGAGGCCATGCACATTTCCTACATTTAGAAAacagcatttttcttctttctatatgTCACTTACTGGATTTTTCAAGAAGGATTTGCCTAGCTCTCCAAAGTGGGATTGAACAGGAGCCATGAGGTGTCCCCCATGGCCATTGAAAAGTTGATTTGACCGGTGTCGCCCCATGGTAGGTGAAAATCTGTCTTGAATAACTCCCGGACCAGTACCAATTCCACTACCTGAATtcataaaacacacaaaaacaagAGGATTATAACTCAGGATATTTTATTGtcaaagtaattaaaataaaaaacacacatatCATTTCTTCACTGAAGTAATAGTAATTACCAGGCATTTGTCCAAACATATCAGCAAGCCCTCCAAGTGGATCCCTGTCAAGTTTCATCCTGGGTGGCATAAACGCTCCCTCCAGAAAGAAGTCACTTCTCATTCCTTGAGACAAAGGAGGAGGAATAAAAACTCCCAGATCCTTAAAAAGAAAGTCAGTTGGAAATCAAATTAAAAGCAGTATTTCTTAATACACCTTAATGCCTATTAATGAGCTGCACAGCTTAATCCGTATCTTGTGAAATACTTACTTTCACAGCATCTTGACGGATTTGATTGATAGTCTTTGGTCCATTGTCAAGAAAAGCTTTGCGAGGAATCCAATTGTGTTCTCTCAACTCCACAGTATCCTTCAAGGATTTAACAGAATGTTAGCTTCAAGGCATATGCTAGATTTGTCACAGTAAGCAATTTTATACTCTTACCTGCAGCAGGAAACGAATCCTTGCCGGCAATTCCTTACACATCATCAAGGAGCGCATACGGGCAAAGTACTGATCCATTAAGGACTGTTGAGAAAGAAATTCATTACATTTGGCAAGTTGACAAGTTATCAAACAGAACAAACTTATTAATATGTAcaagttatttttatttgctaATTAAACATGTTAACTACAATATTTTAATCTACAACAGCCTATCCCAGGAAGATGAATACTAATAGCATAAATGcagaaatgtatatatgtatgcaattCTACTAATGCTTACCTTGGCTTTTGCATGGTCTAGTCTAGGTCCTACTGTCCTCATTATCTGACAGAGGCACTCCAAATCCTCCCCCATATCCTTGAGTTGgactctcttcttcttttccaaaaGCTGGGTAATTTgaataaaaaaatttttactatcaTTTTACAACTTATTTTTACAAGCTGTTTATCAATAAAATCGGTATTCAATAACATTAAGCCATACATCCAAGTAACAAAACAAATGCTGTTTTCACTTAAGATGCTATGTCCAAACAAGCTACACAATTCCTTTTCAGCCTAGTGTTTTATGCAAATTCAACATTTGATTCCATCTATAAACTACTGGAAATTGTTAAGGATTCCTCAAAAAGAACATCAACACAATTGGTACTTTTGATTATCAACATTTTCACAAGAAATCTAACCACCTGAAAATACAAATAAGGTAAAACGACCGTTAGTTCTGGTTAGTGCTTTACATTCGTGATAACATGACCTAGAATTTTCTATAACTTATCCAGATTACTCAAGCAGATCTAACAGGTTATCCTTAAGGAGTAAAAAAGgaagaacaatttttattttagTAAATTTATTGCTAGGAGTGTTTGCCCATCATGTAGTCATTAGCGGATACCATTTAATCTTTAAGTACATTACTAGCTATCTCACCAATGAGGTTTAcatactaaaaattaaaaaaaaacttactgtTTTGATGCACTTATGAAGGATAGATTCATGAATAAGATCAAGCTTGCCAAGTTCTCCAATGAATTTGATGTTTCCCAGCATCTTGATCTTAGCAATAG
Encoded here:
- the EIF4G2 gene encoding LOW QUALITY PROTEIN: eukaryotic translation initiation factor 4 gamma 2 (The sequence of the model RefSeq protein was modified relative to this genomic sequence to represent the inferred CDS: inserted 2 bases in 2 codons), translating into MEVTERSAWYCCGIRDPSCRSFSPLPSPSPDPPAPLSPPFSRPLPSPRPAGPGDADDAVGKVLFFPILSIYYSLEILHCQAAKVESAIAEXGASRFSASSGGGGGRGALQHYPKTAGNSEFLGKTPGQNAQKWIPSRSTRRDDDSANXQERHDAIFRKVRGILNKLTPEKFDKLCLELLNVGVESKLILKGIILLIVDKALEEPKYSSLYAQLCLRLAEDAPNFDGPSTESHSGQKQSTTFRRLLISKLQDEFENRTRNVDIYDKQDGPLLPEEEEQRAIAKIKMLGNIKFIGELGKLDLIHESILHKCIKTLLEKKKRVQLKDMGEDLECLCQIMRTVGPRLDHAKAKSLMDQYFARMRSLMMCKELPARIRFLLQDTVELREHNWIPRKAFLDNGPKTINQIRQDAVKDLGVFIPPPLSQGMRSDFFLEGAFMPPRMKLDRDPLGGLADMFGQMPGSGIGTGPGVIQDRFSPTMGRHRSNQLFNGHGGHLMAPVQSHFGELGKSFLKNPGQSQLYHNQNQGLLSQQGQSKDMPPRFSKKGQLNADEISLRPAQCFVVNKNQVPKLQPQITMIPPSAQPQRTQTPPLGQPPQLGLKTNPPLIQEKPAKTTKKPPPSKEELLKLTETVVTEYLNNGNANDAVNSVREMRAPKHFISEMLSKIILQSLDRSDEDKEKASALISLLKQEGIATSDNFMQAFLNVLDQCPKLEVDIPLVKSYLAQFAARAIISELVSISELAQPLESGTHFPLFLLCLQQIAKLQDREWLTDLFQQSKVNMQKMLPEIDQNKDRMLEILEGKGLSFLFPLLKLEKELLKQIKLDPSPQVIYKWIKDNISPKLHVDKGFVNILMTSFLQYISSEVNPPNDEPDSSSAPSKEQLEQEKQLLLSFKPVMQKFLHDHVDLQVSALYALQVHCYNNNFPKGMLLRFFVHFYDMEIIEEEAFLAWKEDITQEFPGKGKALFQVNQWLTWLETAEEEESEEDAD